A single region of the Musa acuminata AAA Group cultivar baxijiao chromosome BXJ1-11, Cavendish_Baxijiao_AAA, whole genome shotgun sequence genome encodes:
- the LOC103970665 gene encoding uncharacterized protein LOC103970665 produces the protein MGFFRRIAGFLGLTREEDEAEEDADARHQNGGGEEGGRTGAGRPRAAARGFSVHVPVAVERPSVGPVLVPCDPGEGGVQGFRWYTRRLRMDEDGDVADEFLSEVIAQISPTHNQIAPPKFQVKYNTRPTAMAMRKQVIVADGNVHQSLEYQGRLQWV, from the exons ATGGGATTCTTCCGAAGGATCGCGGGCTTTCTCGGGTTGACGCGGGAGGAGGACGAGGCGGAGGAGGATGCGGACGCCCGCCACCAGAACGGCGGCGGAGAGGAAGGCGGCCGGACCGGCGCCGGCCGTCCCCGCGCCGCAGCCAGAGGGTTCAGCGTGCATGTCCCCGTCGCCGTCGAGCGGCCTAGCGTTGGGCCCGTCCTCGTCCCTTGCGATCCCGGTGAAGGCGGTGTTCAG GGTTTTAGGTGGTACACTCGGAGACTACGCATGGACGAAGATGGAGATGTAGCTGATGAGTTCTTGAGCGAAGTCATAGCGCAGATATCCCCCACCCACAACCAGATCGCACCACCTAAGTTCCAGGTGAAGTACAACACCCGACCGACCGCCATGGCCATGAGAAAACAGGTCATCGTGGCCGACGGCAACGTACATCAGAGCTTAGAATACCAAGGGAGACTGCAATGGGTGTAA